From one Phytohabitans houttuyneae genomic stretch:
- a CDS encoding response regulator transcription factor, giving the protein MLPRCRVLIVDDHPVVRRGLRAMLEDEEWVESVAEASTVEQAVRAAVSHKAQVVAMDINLPDGDGIEATRRIVTLCPGVRVLIVTLYDDKDKVARALKAGARGYVLKDTEPDTIVDALRTVADGGVVLGPKVGPEVLTTLQRTPTQLPPPFDKLTPQERKILAGLVRGATNAEIGRGLGLNEKTVRNYLTGVFEKLGVDSRVQAALRARDAGIEG; this is encoded by the coding sequence GTGCTGCCACGTTGCCGGGTGCTGATCGTCGACGACCACCCCGTGGTGCGACGCGGCCTCCGGGCGATGCTGGAGGACGAGGAGTGGGTGGAAAGCGTGGCCGAGGCGTCCACTGTGGAGCAGGCGGTGCGCGCGGCGGTGAGCCACAAAGCCCAGGTCGTGGCCATGGACATCAACCTGCCCGACGGCGACGGCATCGAGGCGACCCGGCGCATCGTGACGCTCTGCCCCGGCGTGCGGGTCCTCATCGTCACGCTGTACGACGACAAGGACAAGGTGGCGCGGGCGCTGAAGGCCGGCGCCCGGGGTTACGTGCTCAAGGACACCGAGCCTGACACGATCGTGGACGCGCTCCGCACCGTGGCCGACGGTGGCGTGGTGCTCGGCCCCAAGGTGGGCCCGGAGGTGCTCACCACGCTGCAGCGCACGCCCACTCAGCTGCCACCCCCGTTCGACAAGCTCACCCCGCAGGAGCGCAAGATCCTCGCCGGCCTGGTGCGCGGCGCCACCAACGCCGAGATCGGCCGGGGCTTGGGCCTGAACGAAAAGACGGTGCGCAACTACCTCACCGGAGTGTTCGAAAAGCTCGGCGTGGACAGCCGCGTCCAGGCCGCACTCCGCGCCCGCGACGCCGGTATCGAAGGTTAG
- a CDS encoding adenylate/guanylate cyclase domain-containing protein, whose translation MVHRRPLPSPRDERRWVSVLFVDLVGFTRRAGRLDPEDVRALQREYFSRVTRAVGRWQGVVEKYVGDAVLAVFGAPESDEYDAYRAVLAGLHVQRELAGLAWPDGTPVRARVGVGTGEVIVDLAAVRDGGQALVCGDIVNTAARVQVHAAPGTVVVTDATRGATGPWVRYAPLPAITPAGKPAPVDVWRAVAPVAPSAPDGSVPLVGRAAELSTVAARVTGALAERAPALVRVTGPAGVGKSRLAREALAATGARWWVGYGTPCGASYSPLADLVRRQARVEDATRPTDVRRRLRAWAGDLVPAGDLTSVLDGLFRLVAPPAEPKRPVAAVVAPLARLEGDGVAPGGPFAPLEGDRVACGAGLRVTRARLVVWAWWWVAWVPPLCPARRWTTGSRRVRRSWPRGGTRPLKVPCWRSFGRPRRTPRWRFSSTTCTWPTRRPGRSWPISPRASAPCRWRWSSPTAHRRDRPP comes from the coding sequence GTGGTCCACCGGCGACCGCTCCCCAGCCCCCGCGATGAGCGGCGCTGGGTCAGCGTGCTGTTCGTGGATCTGGTCGGCTTCACCCGCCGCGCGGGCCGGCTCGACCCGGAGGACGTGCGTGCTCTCCAGCGGGAGTACTTCAGCCGCGTCACCCGCGCCGTCGGCCGCTGGCAGGGCGTGGTGGAGAAGTACGTCGGCGACGCGGTGCTCGCGGTCTTCGGCGCGCCCGAGTCCGACGAGTACGACGCGTACCGGGCGGTGCTCGCGGGCCTGCACGTGCAGCGCGAGCTCGCCGGCCTCGCCTGGCCCGACGGCACGCCGGTCCGGGCGCGCGTCGGCGTGGGCACCGGCGAGGTCATCGTCGACCTCGCCGCCGTGCGCGACGGGGGACAGGCGCTGGTGTGCGGCGACATCGTAAACACCGCGGCCCGGGTGCAGGTCCACGCGGCGCCAGGCACGGTCGTGGTCACGGACGCGACGCGGGGGGCCACCGGCCCGTGGGTACGCTACGCCCCGCTGCCCGCCATCACCCCCGCCGGAAAGCCCGCCCCCGTCGACGTGTGGCGCGCGGTAGCGCCAGTGGCGCCATCGGCTCCTGACGGTTCCGTCCCGCTGGTCGGCCGCGCCGCCGAGCTGTCCACTGTGGCCGCCAGGGTGACCGGCGCGCTGGCCGAGCGGGCTCCGGCGCTGGTGCGGGTGACCGGCCCGGCCGGGGTCGGCAAGTCCCGCCTGGCCCGCGAGGCGCTGGCGGCGACCGGCGCACGCTGGTGGGTCGGTTACGGCACGCCCTGCGGCGCCAGCTACTCGCCGCTCGCCGACCTCGTCCGCCGCCAGGCTCGCGTGGAGGACGCCACCCGCCCGACCGACGTGCGGCGCCGCCTGCGGGCGTGGGCAGGCGACCTTGTTCCCGCGGGCGACCTGACCTCCGTCCTGGATGGACTGTTCCGCTTGGTGGCGCCACCGGCCGAGCCCAAGCGCCCGGTGGCCGCTGTCGTCGCGCCGCTCGCGCGCCTTGAGGGCGACGGGGTGGCGCCTGGCGGACCGTTTGCGCCCCTTGAGGGTGACCGGGTGGCGTGCGGCGCGGGGTTGAGGGTGACCAGGGCGCGTCTGGTGGTCTGGGCGTGGTGGTGGGTGGCCTGGGTGCCTCCGTTGTGCCCGGCGCGGCGGTGGACGACCGGGTCGCGGAGGGTGCGCCGTTCGTGGCCGAGGGGCGGGACCCGGCCGTTGAAGGTGCCCTGCTGGCGGTCCTTCGGGCGGCCGCGGCGCACGCCCCGCTGGCGCTTCTCCTCGACGACCTGCACCTGGCCGACCCGGCGACCCGGGCGTTCGTGGCCGATCTCCCCGCGCGCCTCGGCCCCCTGCCGCTGGCGGTGGTCGTCACCGACCGCGCACCGGCGGGACCGTCCGCCGTAG
- a CDS encoding AzlD domain-containing protein, whose translation MLIAVIVALAVGTYAFRLAGVILHDRLELPAPLRRMLPLAAAALLAALAGTAALTDSGAFAGIARPAGVAVGALLAWRKAPFVVVVVSAAATAALLRLAGVP comes from the coding sequence ATGCTGATCGCCGTGATCGTTGCCCTCGCCGTCGGGACATACGCCTTCCGCCTGGCCGGCGTCATCCTGCACGACCGCCTCGAACTGCCCGCCCCACTGCGCCGCATGCTGCCCCTGGCCGCCGCGGCACTGCTGGCCGCACTGGCCGGTACCGCCGCACTGACCGACTCCGGCGCCTTCGCCGGCATCGCCCGGCCGGCCGGGGTAGCGGTGGGCGCCCTGCTCGCCTGGCGCAAGGCACCCTTCGTCGTGGTGGTGGTCTCGGCCGCCGCCACCGCCGCCCTCCTCCGCCTGGCCGGCGTGCCCTAA
- a CDS encoding AzlC family ABC transporter permease has protein sequence MRTAERTVDRSLARDVGAIGLAVFAVGMSFGAIAVAAGLPAWAVIAMSIVVFAGGSQFMAVGLVAAGNPFAAVFAGLLLNARHLPFGLAVADAVGTGWRRRLIGSHILIDESVAFTMAQSDPASRRRAYWLTGATLFVSWNVGGVLGVMLGGAVGDTDALGLDAAFPAGLIALLLPSLRDPETRNVALAGTLVAVVTTPLLPAGLPVLLALSGLLLMRRNGGGL, from the coding sequence ATGCGTACGGCAGAGCGAACAGTCGACCGCTCCCTCGCCCGGGATGTCGGGGCGATCGGGCTCGCGGTGTTCGCGGTCGGCATGTCCTTCGGCGCCATCGCGGTGGCCGCGGGGCTACCGGCGTGGGCGGTCATCGCCATGTCGATCGTCGTCTTCGCGGGCGGTTCGCAGTTCATGGCGGTGGGGCTGGTGGCGGCCGGCAACCCGTTCGCCGCGGTCTTCGCCGGCCTGCTGCTGAACGCCCGCCACCTCCCCTTCGGCCTGGCCGTCGCGGACGCGGTCGGCACCGGGTGGCGGCGCCGGCTGATCGGCAGCCACATCCTGATCGACGAGTCGGTCGCGTTCACGATGGCCCAGTCCGACCCGGCCAGCCGCCGCCGGGCCTACTGGCTGACCGGCGCCACGCTCTTCGTGAGCTGGAACGTGGGCGGGGTGCTCGGCGTCATGCTGGGCGGGGCGGTCGGCGACACGGACGCGCTGGGCCTGGACGCCGCGTTCCCGGCCGGCCTGATCGCGCTGCTGCTGCCCTCGCTGCGCGACCCCGAGACCCGCAACGTCGCGCTGGCCGGCACGCTGGTCGCCGTCGTCACGACCCCACTGCTGCCGGCCGGGCTGCCCGTGCTGCTCGCGCTGAGCGGCCTGCTGCTGATGCGCCGCAACGGTGGAGGACTCTGA
- a CDS encoding sensor histidine kinase: MAPVRGEDRQQLACLLPAAVLLPVALVFEGFGLTGSWALAAAAIPLGMAVAVLRYRLYDLDRVINRTVVWLLMTLLLIGGFVAIVAILRDLVMRGSTSNASLVATGMIAVAFEPVRRRVQRLVDHLLYGQRDDPYKVIVNLGDLHGKTTDPDAMLPLLTSAIAGSLRVPYVAVRVSTPDGLRLVAEHGRTGTQLEEFTMVARGETLGELLVATRGIGDRFSQRERRLLADVAQYFAAVTEATRLIRDLQESRERLINAREEERKRLRRDLHDGVGPALTGIGMQVRAARKAAAEPERVGRILEDMTADLQVCRSEVRQLLDHLHRPPELDRGLEAALRVQCQRFHSPSLTVDLHVAAHLDGLPAAIEVAAYRIVSEALTNVAKHSRAESCRIIVDADRALSIQVVDDGIGIVSRENGNVGVGLESMRERAAELGGECLVTPGDPRGTAVRVQLPIPLGRHVRKAGDSPL; the protein is encoded by the coding sequence GTGGCGCCGGTCCGCGGGGAAGACCGCCAGCAGTTGGCCTGCCTCCTGCCGGCAGCGGTGCTCCTTCCGGTCGCGCTCGTCTTCGAGGGCTTCGGCCTGACCGGCTCGTGGGCGCTCGCTGCCGCGGCCATCCCGCTCGGGATGGCGGTGGCCGTGCTGCGGTACCGGCTGTACGACCTCGACCGCGTCATCAACCGCACGGTCGTGTGGCTGCTGATGACGCTGCTGCTGATCGGCGGGTTCGTGGCGATCGTGGCGATCCTGCGCGACCTCGTGATGCGCGGCAGCACCTCCAACGCCTCGCTCGTCGCGACCGGCATGATCGCGGTGGCCTTCGAGCCCGTGCGGCGGCGCGTCCAGCGCCTGGTCGACCATCTGCTGTACGGGCAGCGCGACGACCCGTACAAGGTGATCGTCAACCTCGGCGACCTGCACGGGAAGACGACCGACCCGGACGCGATGCTGCCGCTGCTCACGAGCGCGATCGCTGGCTCGCTGCGCGTGCCGTACGTGGCGGTGCGGGTGTCCACACCGGACGGTTTGCGGCTGGTGGCCGAGCACGGGCGGACGGGCACGCAGCTGGAGGAGTTCACGATGGTGGCGCGGGGCGAGACGCTCGGCGAGCTGCTGGTGGCGACGCGTGGCATCGGCGACAGGTTCAGCCAGCGGGAGCGGCGCCTGCTGGCCGATGTGGCGCAGTACTTCGCGGCAGTAACCGAGGCAACCCGGCTCATCCGCGACCTTCAGGAGTCCCGCGAGAGGCTCATCAACGCGCGCGAGGAGGAGCGCAAGCGCTTGCGCCGCGACCTGCACGACGGCGTGGGGCCGGCGCTGACCGGGATCGGCATGCAGGTGCGGGCGGCTCGCAAGGCCGCGGCCGAGCCGGAGAGGGTGGGCCGCATCCTGGAGGACATGACGGCCGACCTGCAGGTGTGCCGCTCCGAGGTGCGCCAGCTCCTGGACCACCTGCACCGGCCGCCGGAGCTGGACCGCGGGCTGGAAGCCGCGCTGCGCGTGCAGTGCCAGCGGTTTCACAGCCCATCGCTCACTGTGGACCTGCACGTGGCCGCGCACCTGGACGGGTTGCCGGCGGCGATCGAGGTGGCGGCGTACCGCATCGTCAGCGAGGCACTGACCAATGTGGCCAAGCACTCGAGGGCGGAGAGCTGCCGCATCATTGTCGACGCCGACCGGGCCCTGAGCATCCAGGTGGTCGACGACGGTATCGGCATCGTGTCCAGGGAAAACGGCAACGTCGGCGTGGGTTTGGAGTCCATGCGCGAACGGGCCGCCGAGCTGGGCGGTGAGTGCCTGGTCACTCCCGGCGACCCGCGGGGCACGGCCGTTCGCGTGCAACTGCCGATCCCGCTGGGGCGACACGTCCGGAAGGCTGGTGATTCTCCGCTTTGA
- a CDS encoding helix-turn-helix domain-containing protein, giving the protein MDRTAPPLATIAAALRRERDKAGISLTELARRAGIAKSTLSQLEAGTGNPSVETLWSLGVALGVPFSRLVEPPTPAVRVIRAGEAPGVRSEQADFTGILLSVGSRHARRDIYLVELDPGALRKAEAHIPGSVEHMIVARGRVRTGPAAEPVELRPGDYAAFPGDVEHVYEALEPDTLVVLVMEHPD; this is encoded by the coding sequence ATGGACCGAACAGCACCTCCGCTCGCCACGATCGCCGCCGCCCTGCGCCGCGAGCGGGACAAGGCCGGCATCTCCCTCACCGAGCTGGCGCGGCGGGCGGGGATCGCCAAGTCGACGCTCTCCCAGCTGGAGGCGGGCACCGGCAACCCCAGCGTGGAGACGCTCTGGTCACTGGGGGTCGCGCTCGGCGTGCCGTTCAGCCGGCTGGTGGAGCCGCCCACGCCGGCCGTGCGGGTCATCCGCGCCGGCGAGGCGCCCGGCGTCCGCTCGGAACAGGCCGACTTCACCGGCATCCTGCTCTCGGTCGGCTCGCGCCACGCGCGGCGGGACATCTACCTCGTCGAGCTCGACCCCGGCGCGCTGCGCAAGGCGGAGGCGCACATCCCGGGCAGCGTCGAGCACATGATCGTGGCCCGCGGGCGGGTGCGCACCGGCCCGGCCGCCGAGCCGGTCGAGCTCCGACCGGGCGACTACGCCGCGTTTCCCGGCGACGTGGAGCACGTGTACGAGGCGCTGGAGCCGGACACGCTCGTCGTGCTGGTCATGGAGCACCCTGACTGA
- a CDS encoding ABC transporter ATP-binding protein, producing MTVVIEARGLRKEFTVRVKAGRLRREKRVVAAVAGVDLRVERGEMLGYIGPNGAGKSTTLKMLTGILTPSAGEARVCGLVPVPQRTRLARRIGVVFGQRSQLWWDLPLRDSFDLLRHIYRVPAADHAARLRRCRGLLDLDEFMDTPVRQLSLGQRMRGELTAALLHGPEVLFLDEPTIGLDVVSKQAVRSFLSDLGAGGDVTLVLTTHDLADIERLCRRLVVIDHGRVVHDGSIEALHARYGSRRRVVADLDEPVAAPPEGAVVEADGRRLVFTVDGPAAPVIARLAALPALRDLTIEEPDIEEVVTRLYLSQGAP from the coding sequence ATGACGGTGGTCATCGAAGCACGCGGCCTGCGCAAGGAGTTCACGGTGCGGGTCAAGGCCGGTCGGCTGCGCCGCGAGAAACGGGTCGTCGCCGCGGTCGCCGGTGTGGACCTGCGCGTGGAGCGCGGCGAGATGCTCGGCTACATCGGGCCGAACGGGGCCGGCAAGTCCACCACCCTCAAGATGCTGACCGGCATCCTCACGCCGTCGGCGGGCGAGGCGCGGGTGTGCGGGCTGGTACCCGTCCCGCAGCGCACACGCCTGGCGCGGCGGATCGGCGTGGTGTTCGGCCAGCGCTCGCAGCTGTGGTGGGACCTGCCGCTGCGCGACTCGTTCGACCTGCTGCGCCACATCTACCGGGTACCGGCCGCCGACCATGCCGCCCGCCTGCGCCGCTGCCGGGGGCTGCTCGACCTGGACGAGTTCATGGACACGCCGGTGCGGCAGCTGTCGCTCGGCCAGCGGATGCGCGGCGAGCTGACCGCGGCGCTGCTGCACGGGCCGGAGGTGCTCTTCCTGGACGAGCCGACGATCGGGCTCGATGTGGTGAGCAAGCAGGCGGTGCGTTCGTTCCTGTCCGACCTGGGCGCGGGTGGCGACGTCACACTGGTGCTCACCACGCACGACCTGGCCGACATCGAGCGGCTGTGCCGGCGGCTCGTCGTGATCGACCACGGGCGGGTGGTGCACGATGGGAGCATCGAGGCGCTGCACGCCCGGTACGGCTCGCGGCGCCGGGTCGTCGCCGACCTTGACGAGCCGGTCGCCGCACCGCCGGAGGGCGCGGTGGTGGAGGCGGACGGGCGGCGGCTGGTGTTCACAGTGGACGGTCCGGCCGCGCCGGTGATCGCCCGCCTGGCCGCCCTGCCGGCGCTGCGCGACCTCACGATCGAGGAGCCGGACATCGAAGAGGTGGTGACCCGCCTCTACCTCAGTCAGGGTGCTCCATGA